The proteins below are encoded in one region of Pseudonocardia sp. DSM 110487:
- the rimP gene encoding ribosome maturation factor RimP has translation MPSPRSAQDAGPQSGELHGVLAPIVADAGFELDLLDVRSAGRRHTVKVVVDSDEGVGLDDIAAVSRAISAELDRQEHLIGGSYTLEVTSPGVDRPLTGQRHWRRAHLRQVAVRLHDGTKFTGRVGAAGEEAVTVLVDGQRRELRYADVAHAGVQVEFRPAPEHEVALLQEEGTA, from the coding sequence ATGCCCTCCCCCCGCTCCGCGCAGGACGCCGGTCCGCAATCCGGCGAGCTGCACGGCGTGCTGGCGCCGATCGTCGCGGACGCCGGCTTCGAGCTCGACCTGCTCGATGTCCGGTCCGCGGGCCGCCGCCACACCGTCAAGGTGGTGGTCGACTCCGACGAGGGCGTGGGCCTGGACGACATCGCGGCCGTCTCGCGAGCGATCTCGGCCGAGCTGGACCGTCAAGAGCACCTCATCGGTGGCTCGTACACCTTGGAGGTCACCTCTCCCGGTGTCGACCGCCCGCTCACCGGGCAGCGGCACTGGCGGCGGGCGCACCTGCGCCAGGTGGCCGTCCGGCTGCACGACGGTACGAAGTTCACCGGCCGCGTCGGCGCTGCCGGCGAGGAGGCCGTCACCGTGCTCGTCGACGGACAGCGGCGCGAACTGCGCTACGCCGACGTGGCCCACGCGGGTGTGCAGGTGGAGTTCCGGCCCGCGCCGGAGCACGAGGTGGCGCTGCTGCAAGAGGAGGGTACGGCGTGA
- a CDS encoding protein kinase — protein sequence MEPTTTLAAASIADYEVLGVLGEGPHARCFLARPPGRPDEGVVVKVFTGRVSEPAFDRAVRELRAVAAVRSPYVVRVFDAMLGENFAYAMEYVPLGSLAEPAGPLARREALTALEHAARGAHALHEAGIIHAGIHPGNVLLVEEADGTLGGRLAEPGLSRVLTPGAVVPGAGRGGVLEFRDPDLLAAASASRRTEVWALGATIHRVLAGVGLYGELPGHPLGAIRELHTTSPQVHPGLEPDIAALVRDCIADGPDRLRTAAEVADRLAAL from the coding sequence TTGGAGCCGACCACGACGCTGGCAGCCGCATCGATCGCCGACTACGAGGTCCTCGGCGTGCTGGGTGAGGGGCCGCACGCGCGCTGCTTCCTCGCCCGGCCGCCTGGCCGGCCCGACGAGGGCGTCGTCGTCAAGGTGTTCACCGGGCGCGTGAGCGAGCCCGCGTTCGACCGGGCCGTACGGGAGCTGCGTGCGGTGGCGGCGGTGCGCTCGCCGTACGTGGTGCGCGTGTTCGACGCCATGCTGGGCGAGAACTTCGCGTACGCGATGGAGTACGTCCCGTTGGGCTCCCTCGCGGAACCGGCCGGCCCACTGGCCCGGCGGGAGGCCCTCACCGCCCTCGAGCACGCCGCCCGCGGCGCGCACGCGCTGCACGAGGCCGGGATCATCCACGCAGGCATCCACCCTGGCAACGTCCTGCTCGTCGAGGAGGCGGACGGCACGCTCGGCGGACGGTTGGCCGAGCCGGGCCTGTCGCGCGTGCTGACGCCAGGGGCGGTCGTGCCGGGCGCGGGCCGCGGCGGGGTGTTGGAGTTCCGCGACCCCGACCTGCTGGCCGCGGCGAGCGCATCGCGGCGCACCGAGGTGTGGGCGCTCGGCGCCACGATCCACCGGGTGCTGGCGGGCGTCGGGCTCTACGGGGAGCTGCCCGGGCACCCGCTCGGCGCGATCCGCGAGCTCCACACCACGAGCCCGCAGGTGCATCCCGGCCTCGAACCGGACATCGCCGCGCTCGTGCGCGACTGCATCGCCGACGGCCCGGACCGCCTCCGCACGGCCGCCGAGGTGGCCGACCGCCTCGCGGCCCTCTAG
- the nusA gene encoding transcription termination factor NusA, whose protein sequence is MNVDIAALRTIEREKDIPFETVIEAIETALITAYKHTDGHQPHARIDIDRKTGAVRVLAQELGPDGSVDTEWDDTPEGFGRIAATTARQVIVQRLRDAEHERTYGEFAAKEGEIVAGVIQRDARANARGVVIVQLSGGTEGVLPQAEQVPGERYEHGERIRCYVVGVSRGMRGTQITLSRTHPNLVRKLFALEVPEIVDGSVEIVAVAREAGHRSKIAVRSTVSGVNPKGACIGPVGARVRGVMSELAGEKIDIIDWSEDPATFVGNALSPSKVVSVTVLDARTKTARVVVPDFQLSLAIGKEGQNARLAARLTGWRIDIRSDADPRGAVDAPETESVG, encoded by the coding sequence GTGAACGTCGACATCGCGGCGCTGCGCACCATCGAGCGCGAGAAGGACATCCCGTTCGAGACGGTCATCGAGGCCATCGAGACCGCGCTGATCACGGCGTACAAGCACACCGACGGCCACCAGCCGCACGCGCGGATCGACATCGACCGCAAGACGGGCGCGGTGCGGGTGCTCGCACAGGAGTTGGGGCCCGACGGTTCGGTCGACACCGAGTGGGACGACACCCCGGAGGGTTTCGGGCGGATCGCCGCCACCACCGCGCGGCAGGTGATCGTGCAGCGGCTGCGTGACGCCGAGCACGAGCGCACCTACGGCGAGTTCGCGGCGAAGGAGGGCGAGATCGTCGCGGGCGTCATCCAGCGCGACGCACGCGCCAACGCCCGCGGCGTGGTGATCGTCCAGCTCTCCGGTGGCACCGAGGGCGTGCTGCCGCAGGCGGAGCAGGTACCCGGCGAGCGCTACGAGCACGGCGAGCGCATCCGCTGCTACGTCGTGGGCGTCAGCAGGGGAATGCGGGGGACGCAGATCACGTTGAGCCGTACGCATCCCAACCTCGTGCGCAAGCTCTTCGCGCTCGAGGTCCCCGAGATCGTCGACGGCTCCGTGGAGATCGTCGCGGTGGCGCGGGAGGCCGGTCACCGATCCAAGATCGCGGTCCGGTCCACTGTGTCCGGGGTCAACCCGAAGGGCGCGTGCATCGGTCCGGTAGGCGCCCGAGTACGCGGTGTGATGAGCGAGCTGGCCGGAGAGAAGATCGACATCATCGACTGGTCCGAGGACCCGGCCACGTTCGTCGGGAACGCGCTCTCGCCGTCGAAGGTGGTTTCGGTCACGGTGCTGGACGCCCGCACGAAGACCGCCCGGGTCGTCGTGCCGGACTTCCAGCTGTCGCTCGCGATCGGCAAGGAAGGACAGAACGCCCGGTTGGCGGCCCGGCTCACCGGTTGGCGCATCGACATCCGCAGCGACGCCGACCCCCGAGGGGCCGTCGACGCGCCAGAGACGGAGTCGGTCGGCTGA
- a CDS encoding aminotransferase class V-fold PLP-dependent enzyme produces MRAAFGEEFDVPDGYLNTASIGIPSVAIGDAVADALVGWRVGAGRASEFDEPVARAREGFADLIGVGVDRVAMGPAVSALIGLVAAAVPDRTRVLVAGGEFTSVTWPFAAQAGRGVEVTEVDLGQVGRRAGEFDLVAVSTVQSADGRLVDLDALRAARASGTKVVLDATQSLGWLDADLSWADAVVAAGYKWLLSPRGSAWMAIRPELAAVPVAAGWYASADRWADVYGLPMTLAPDARALDTSPAWYCHVGAAVALPWLAGLDRAAVHAHCVGLADTFRAGLGMEPAGSAIVSVRREGARERLAAAGVMSAARAGAARLAFHLYNTDDDVARALDALTAR; encoded by the coding sequence GTGCGCGCTGCATTCGGTGAGGAGTTCGACGTTCCGGACGGATACCTGAACACCGCGAGCATCGGCATCCCGTCGGTCGCCATCGGTGACGCGGTGGCCGATGCGCTCGTCGGGTGGCGGGTTGGCGCGGGTCGGGCCTCGGAGTTCGACGAGCCGGTGGCGCGGGCCAGGGAGGGGTTCGCCGACCTGATCGGGGTCGGCGTGGATCGGGTGGCGATGGGGCCGGCGGTGTCGGCGCTCATCGGGTTGGTCGCGGCCGCCGTGCCGGACCGCACCAGGGTGCTCGTCGCCGGTGGTGAGTTCACGAGCGTGACGTGGCCGTTCGCGGCGCAGGCAGGCCGTGGCGTCGAGGTCACCGAGGTCGACCTCGGGCAGGTGGGGCGGCGGGCGGGGGAGTTCGACCTCGTCGCGGTGAGCACGGTCCAGTCCGCGGACGGTCGGCTCGTCGACCTGGACGCCCTCCGCGCGGCGCGGGCGTCGGGCACCAAGGTCGTGCTCGACGCCACGCAGTCGCTCGGCTGGCTCGACGCCGACCTGTCATGGGCCGACGCGGTCGTGGCCGCGGGCTACAAGTGGCTGCTCAGCCCGCGCGGGTCGGCCTGGATGGCGATCCGGCCGGAGCTGGCCGCCGTACCGGTCGCAGCGGGGTGGTACGCGAGCGCGGACCGCTGGGCGGACGTCTACGGCCTGCCGATGACCCTCGCCCCGGACGCGCGTGCGCTCGACACGTCGCCCGCCTGGTACTGCCATGTGGGCGCGGCGGTGGCGCTGCCGTGGCTGGCCGGCCTGGACCGGGCCGCGGTGCACGCCCACTGCGTCGGCCTCGCCGACACGTTCCGCGCGGGGTTGGGGATGGAGCCCGCAGGCTCGGCGATCGTGTCGGTGCGCCGCGAAGGCGCGCGCGAGCGGCTGGCCGCCGCGGGCGTGATGAGCGCGGCCCGCGCCGGCGCCGCTCGCCTGGCGTTCCACCTCTACAACACGGACGACGACGTGGCCCGCGCCCTGGACGCCCTCACCGCACGATGA
- the infB gene encoding translation initiation factor IF-2 has protein sequence MAGKARVHELAKELGVSSKQVLSKLQDLGEYVKSPSSTVEAPVARKLREALAGGGDSGDGRRRGGGGRPRPGGGAPTPGNVPPRNGGPVPGPPRQERPAAPGTDRPSGPRPGPRPGPPQAVPRPETPRSEPQIPAAERPAAQQPETPRPETPRPETQRPETQRPETQRPETQRPETQRPETQRPAAAAADSPTAPAPGQQRPGARPGPRPGPAPAQQRPAAAADAPGVIPPRPAAPRPGPRTPRVGNNPFGVGSGAPPRPQGPRPGPPGGGQAPGQGGQGQGQGQGQGGPRPGGPRPQAPRSGEPGRGGPRPSPGNMPPRPNPGMMPARPAGGRPGGGPGGGRGGPGGRPGGPGGGRPGGGGRPGGGGGGFRPGGGGPGGGGGGAPAGGGFRGGPGGGGRPGGGGGRGRGGAAGAFGRPGGPARKGRKSKRQKRQEFDSMQAPSVGGVRLPKGQGETIKLPRGASLTDFADKINANPASLVQVLFHLGEMVTSTQSVSDEILELLGSEMNYQVQVVSPEEEDRELLDSFSISYGENAGGDEDLVFRPPVVTVMGHVDHGKTRLLDTIRKANVAAGEAGGITQHIGAYQVLTELDGVERPITFIDTPGHEAFTAMRARGAKSTDIAVIVVAADDGVMPQTVEAINHAQAADVPVVVAVNKIDKEGANPAKIRQQLTEYGLVAEEYGGETMFVDISARENINIEQLLEAILLTADAALDLRANPNMEAQGVAIEAHLDRGRGPVATVLVQRGTLRVGDSIVAGDASGRVRRMLDEHGEDVTEAYPSRPVQVIGFTSVPGAGDTFLVVDEDRVARQIADRRRARERNAELASRRKRVSLEDLDAALKETSSLNLIIKGDNSGTVEALEDALLKIDVGEEVELRVIHRGVGGITEGDVNLATASDAIVLGFNVRAEGKATELANRDGVEIRYYTVIYQAIEEIEQALKGMLKPEFEEVELGRAEVREVFKSSRVGTIAGCLVMSGEIRRNARGRLLRDNVVIAENLPISSLRRFKDDVVEVREGFECGFTLGNYSDIKVGDVVETFEMREKPRS, from the coding sequence GTGGCAGGCAAGGCCCGCGTGCACGAGCTCGCGAAAGAGCTCGGAGTCAGCAGTAAGCAGGTCCTGAGCAAGTTGCAGGACCTCGGGGAGTACGTGAAGTCCCCGTCCTCGACCGTCGAGGCACCCGTCGCCCGCAAGCTCCGTGAGGCGCTCGCAGGTGGTGGCGATTCCGGCGACGGTCGTCGGCGCGGCGGCGGTGGCCGCCCGCGCCCGGGTGGCGGCGCGCCAACTCCCGGCAACGTCCCGCCGCGGAACGGCGGCCCGGTCCCCGGCCCGCCCCGGCAGGAGCGCCCGGCCGCGCCGGGCACGGATCGGCCATCCGGCCCACGTCCCGGACCCCGTCCCGGCCCGCCGCAGGCGGTGCCTCGTCCGGAGACCCCGCGCAGCGAGCCGCAGATCCCGGCGGCGGAGCGGCCGGCGGCCCAGCAGCCGGAGACACCGCGTCCGGAAACACCGCGTCCCGAGACGCAGCGTCCGGAGACCCAGCGCCCGGAGACCCAGCGCCCGGAAACCCAGCGCCCGGAAACCCAGCGCCCGGAAACCCAGCGCCCGGCCGCCGCGGCGGCGGATTCGCCAACGGCGCCCGCGCCCGGACAGCAGCGTCCGGGAGCTCGTCCCGGTCCGCGTCCCGGCCCCGCGCCCGCTCAGCAGCGCCCGGCAGCCGCGGCCGACGCCCCGGGCGTCATCCCGCCGCGCCCCGCGGCGCCGCGTCCCGGCCCGCGCACCCCGCGGGTCGGCAACAACCCGTTCGGTGTCGGATCGGGCGCCCCGCCGCGCCCGCAGGGCCCACGCCCCGGCCCGCCCGGTGGCGGTCAGGCCCCGGGCCAGGGTGGCCAGGGGCAGGGCCAAGGCCAGGGCCAGGGCGGCCCGCGTCCCGGTGGGCCGCGCCCGCAGGCACCGCGTTCCGGTGAGCCCGGTCGCGGCGGCCCGCGCCCGTCGCCCGGCAACATGCCACCGCGGCCGAACCCCGGCATGATGCCGGCGCGTCCGGCGGGTGGTCGTCCCGGCGGCGGACCAGGTGGTGGCCGTGGTGGCCCCGGCGGTCGTCCCGGCGGTCCGGGCGGTGGTCGTCCCGGCGGTGGCGGTCGTCCCGGCGGCGGTGGCGGCGGCTTCCGGCCCGGTGGCGGCGGTCCCGGCGGCGGTGGCGGCGGTGCTCCCGCTGGCGGCGGCTTCCGCGGCGGTCCCGGTGGCGGTGGTCGTCCCGGCGGTGGTGGCGGTCGCGGTCGCGGCGGTGCCGCGGGTGCGTTCGGCCGTCCCGGCGGACCGGCGCGCAAGGGTCGCAAGTCGAAGCGGCAGAAGCGCCAGGAGTTCGACTCGATGCAGGCCCCCTCGGTCGGCGGCGTCCGCCTGCCGAAGGGTCAGGGCGAGACGATCAAGCTCCCGCGTGGCGCGTCGCTCACCGACTTCGCCGACAAGATCAACGCCAACCCGGCTTCGCTGGTGCAGGTGCTGTTCCACCTCGGCGAGATGGTCACGTCCACGCAGTCGGTTTCGGACGAGATCCTCGAGCTGCTCGGCAGCGAGATGAACTACCAGGTCCAGGTCGTCAGCCCGGAGGAGGAGGACCGCGAGCTGCTCGACAGCTTCTCGATCTCCTACGGGGAGAACGCCGGTGGCGACGAGGACCTGGTCTTCCGGCCGCCGGTCGTCACGGTCATGGGTCACGTCGACCACGGCAAGACGCGCCTCCTCGACACCATCCGCAAGGCGAACGTCGCGGCGGGCGAGGCAGGCGGCATCACCCAGCACATCGGCGCCTATCAGGTGCTCACCGAGCTGGACGGTGTCGAGCGGCCGATCACCTTCATCGACACCCCTGGTCACGAGGCGTTCACCGCCATGCGTGCCCGCGGGGCGAAGTCCACGGACATCGCGGTGATCGTGGTCGCGGCCGACGACGGCGTGATGCCGCAGACGGTCGAGGCGATCAACCACGCCCAGGCCGCCGACGTGCCGGTCGTGGTGGCCGTCAACAAGATCGACAAGGAGGGGGCCAACCCCGCCAAGATCCGCCAGCAGCTCACCGAGTACGGCCTGGTCGCCGAGGAGTACGGCGGCGAGACGATGTTCGTGGACATCTCGGCCCGCGAGAACATCAACATCGAGCAGCTGCTCGAGGCGATCCTGCTCACCGCGGACGCCGCGCTCGACCTGCGGGCCAACCCGAACATGGAGGCCCAGGGCGTCGCGATCGAGGCGCACCTGGACCGCGGCCGCGGCCCGGTGGCCACGGTGCTGGTGCAGCGCGGCACGCTGCGGGTCGGCGACTCGATCGTCGCGGGCGACGCCTCCGGGCGTGTCCGGCGAATGCTCGACGAGCACGGCGAGGACGTCACGGAGGCCTACCCGTCGCGTCCGGTGCAGGTCATCGGCTTCACGTCGGTGCCAGGCGCAGGCGACACGTTCCTCGTCGTCGACGAGGACCGGGTGGCCCGCCAGATCGCCGACCGGCGCCGCGCGCGTGAGCGCAACGCCGAGCTGGCGAGCCGTCGCAAGCGCGTCAGCCTTGAGGACCTGGACGCCGCGCTGAAGGAGACCAGCAGCCTCAACCTGATCATCAAGGGCGACAACTCGGGTACCGTCGAGGCCCTCGAGGACGCGCTCCTGAAGATCGACGTGGGCGAGGAGGTCGAGCTCAGGGTGATCCACCGCGGTGTCGGTGGCATCACGGAGGGCGACGTCAACCTGGCAACGGCGTCCGACGCCATCGTCTTGGGCTTCAACGTCCGGGCCGAGGGCAAGGCCACCGAGCTCGCCAACCGCGACGGCGTGGAGATCCGCTACTACACGGTGATCTACCAGGCCATCGAGGAGATCGAGCAGGCGCTCAAGGGCATGCTCAAGCCGGAGTTCGAGGAGGTCGAGCTGGGCCGCGCCGAGGTCCGCGAGGTCTTCAAGTCCTCCCGGGTCGGCACGATCGCCGGTTGCCTCGTGATGTCCGGCGAGATCCGGCGCAACGCCCGCGGCCGCCTGCTGCGCGACAACGTCGTGATCGCCGAGAACTTGCCGATCAGCTCGCTGCGGCGGTTCAAGGACGACGTGGTCGAGGTCCGCGAGGGCTTCGAGTGCGGTTTCACGCTCGGCAACTACAGCGACATCAAGGTCGGCGACGTCGTCGAGACCTTCGAGATGCGCGAGAAGCCGAGGAGCTGA
- a CDS encoding secondary thiamine-phosphate synthase enzyme YjbQ — protein sequence MDSQLIDIRTGGREAVVDLTDEIAAFLRSADARDGLLNVWVPHATAGLAVIETGAGSDTDLLAALRDLLPADDRWTHRHGSAGHGRDHVLPALIAPSMSVPVLEGSTALGTWQSVCLVDTNGDNPVRSVRLSYLPG from the coding sequence GTGGACAGCCAGCTGATCGATATCCGGACCGGCGGCCGCGAGGCCGTCGTCGACCTCACCGACGAGATCGCCGCGTTCCTGCGCTCCGCCGACGCGCGAGACGGCCTGCTCAACGTCTGGGTCCCGCACGCCACCGCGGGCCTCGCCGTGATCGAGACCGGCGCCGGGAGCGACACCGACCTCCTCGCCGCCCTGCGCGACCTGCTCCCCGCCGACGACCGCTGGACGCACCGGCACGGCAGCGCAGGCCACGGCCGCGACCACGTGCTCCCCGCCCTGATCGCGCCGTCGATGTCCGTGCCGGTGCTGGAGGGGAGCACCGCGCTGGGCACCTGGCAGTCGGTGTGCCTCGTCGACACCAACGGCGACAACCCCGTCCGCTCCGTCCGCCTCTCCTACCTCCCTGGCTGA
- a CDS encoding YlxR family protein, with protein MGCRCRDVADGLLRVVAVHGVLTPDLRRRLPGRGAWLHLAPECLDRAERRSAFPRALRVPGPLDPAPVRAHIGAVCMSGARETPESNTSGSKVDPS; from the coding sequence ATCGGTTGCCGGTGCCGGGATGTGGCCGACGGTCTGTTGAGGGTCGTCGCGGTGCACGGGGTGCTCACCCCGGACCTGCGGCGCAGGCTCCCCGGGCGCGGTGCATGGCTGCATCTCGCCCCGGAGTGCCTGGACCGTGCCGAGCGGCGCTCGGCGTTCCCGAGGGCGCTTCGCGTCCCGGGGCCGCTGGACCCCGCGCCGGTGCGAGCCCACATCGGCGCCGTGTGCATGAGCGGGGCTCGGGAGACACCCGAGTCCAACACATCAGGAAGCAAGGTCGACCCGTCATGA
- a CDS encoding ferritin-like domain-containing protein, translating into MTSGNPRIGETAVAALQNALMAEHAAIWSYALAVAFLSGADAARAREDEEAHRELRNQVEETLTQLGAPAVSAQPAYSTPRPVTDPASAAQLAAVAETDALAAWRSVLERSRDRALRQAALDTLSAGTLRCARWRAAIGESPTIPVFPGQP; encoded by the coding sequence GTGACGTCAGGGAACCCGCGGATCGGCGAGACCGCCGTCGCCGCGCTCCAGAACGCGCTCATGGCGGAGCACGCGGCCATCTGGAGCTACGCGCTCGCCGTCGCGTTCCTCTCCGGCGCCGACGCGGCGCGGGCCCGTGAGGACGAGGAGGCGCACCGCGAGCTGCGCAACCAGGTCGAGGAGACCCTCACGCAGCTCGGCGCCCCAGCGGTCTCCGCCCAGCCCGCGTACTCCACCCCGCGACCGGTGACCGACCCCGCGTCGGCCGCTCAGCTCGCGGCCGTCGCCGAGACCGACGCGCTCGCCGCATGGCGGTCCGTGCTCGAACGCTCCCGTGACCGGGCACTGCGCCAGGCCGCCCTCGACACACTGAGCGCCGGCACCCTGCGCTGCGCCCGGTGGCGCGCGGCCATCGGCGAATCACCCACCATCCCGGTCTTCCCCGGGCAGCCCTGA